GGGAACATTTCGGAAAACGTCGTCGTGTGCATACCCTTGTGATGCGACTGCGAGATGGCTCCCGTCTTCAAATTGAGCCCGGGCAAGATAAGGTTTATGAGTGACGATTTCCCGACGCCCGAATTTCCGGCAAAGAGGGAGACCTTCCCCCGCAGCAACGTCCGCAGGGTATCGACGCCTTCGCTGGTGGCGGCAGACACAGAGAGGCACTCATACCCGATGTAGGCATACAAGTCGATGAGCCCGCGCAGCAACTGCATGTCGTCATCGTCGTAAAGGTCGATTTTGTTGAAAACCAATTTCACCGGTATGCGATAGGCTTCGGCTGTCGCCAAAAAACGGTCGATGAAGATGAGATTGGTCTGCGGGTGATTGACCGTAACGATGAGCAGAGCCTGGTCGATATTGGCCGCCAGGATATGCGACTCTTTCGAGAGATTCGACGCCCGGCGTATGATGTAATTCTCCCGGTCGTCGATGGAGACGATAAAGGCGGTTCCCTCGTGATTTGCTTCGATGGTCACACGGTCGCCCACGGCAACGGGATTGGTGCTGCGTATGCCTTTGAGGCGGAAATTTCCTTTGATTTTGCACTCGACAAGCGAGCCGTCATCGGTGCGCACCTGATACCAGCTGCCGGTGTTTTTTATGACTAGACCGTGTTGCATATTCGTCTCTCATAGAGAAAGAGAGGAGCCGCCCCCGGCGGGAGTGAATCCTCTCTCTCATGTTGGTTTCGGAGTTTTTTATACGGTGAGTATCTCTTTTTCCTTGGCGGAGAAAATCTCGTCGATTTTCTTGATGAAACGGTCGTGCACTTTCTGCACTTCGTTTTCGCCGTCCTTCTCCACATCTTCGGGCATACCGTCCTTGATGGCCTTTTTCAGTCCGTCGATGGCATCGCGGCGGGCGTTACGCACGCTCACCTTGGCATTCTCGGCCTCTTGCTTGGCCTGTTTTACCAACGACTTGCGACGCTCCTCGGTGAGCGGCGGCATACGCAGGAATATGACTTCGCCGTTGTTTTCGGGCGTGATGCCGATTTCGGAATTTTGCAAGGCTTTCTCTATTTCCTTGAACATGGATTTTTCCCAAGGCTGTATGGTAATCGTCTTGGCATCGGGCGTGGATACGGTGGCTACGTTACTGATGGTAACCATGCTGCCGTAATATTCGACGCGTACTTGGTCGAGAATACGGGGATTGGCCTTCCCGGCGCGTATCGTGGCCAGGGCTTCGTCGAGGAAAGCAACGGTGAGATTCATTTTATCCTCGGCCTCACTGATGTAAGTTTTAACGTCGTTCATATGATATAGGGTATTATATGTTTCGCGATAGCAAAGATAAACGATTTTATCGAATTGACAACACCTGCCGCCCCATCAATATACAAGGGTGCCGATGTTTTCGCCGGTCATCACCTTTTTGAGATTGCCCACCGTGTCCATATCAAAAACGATGATGGGCAGGTGATTTTCCTTGCAGAGCGTGGTAGCGGTGAGGTCCATCACTTTGAGGCCGCGATTGTAGATTTCATCGTAGGAAATCTTATCGAATTTCGTGGCGGTGGGGTCTTTTTCGGGGTCGGCCGTGTAGATGCCGTCGACACGCGTACCTTTGAGCATCACCTCGGCGCCCACCTCGATACCGCGCAAGGCCGAGGCCGTATCGGTCGTAAAGAAGGGGTTTCCCGTACCACCCGAAATGATGGCTATCTCACCGTGTTGCAACGAGTCGATGGCCCGGGCCGGGCTGTAATGTTCGCCTATCGGGTGCATGGGAGTGGCGGTGTAGACACGGACCCGCTGGCCGATGGATTCGAGAGCCGAGCTCAACGCCAAGCTGTTGATGACCGTGGCCAACATACCCATCTGGTCGCCCTTCACACGGTCGAAACCGCGCGAAGCACCGCTCAGTCCTCTGAAAATGTTCCCTCCGCCGATGACAATGGCTATTTCGATACCAAGGTCGGCGATTTCCTTTATCTGTCGGGCATACTCTTGCAAACGAGTTTCATCGATGCCGTACTGTTTTTTACCCATGAGGCTCTCGCCACTGAGTTTCAAAAGAATGCGTTTATACGGTTGTGCCATAATTATTGTGTTGTTTCTGTTTATCGGCAAAGATAATGAAAGGCAAGCGCAGAAGCAAATGAGAAAAGGAAGTTTTCAGATTGGCATGTCCGAACCACCCTGTCATCTACAAAGATAGCGAAAGGTTAGCGCAAAAAAACAAAACTTGTGTAAGATTTTTTGCCGAGCCACCGCATTTGTCAGTCCGGGCGCAGCCCCAAAATCCAATCCTTTATGAAGAAAGAGTCGTTTCCACGGTAACGTTCCATACCAAAGGCTGCAAACCTTGGATTTCCCGTCAAGCGGGGAATGACAGAGCCCTCACCCTTCAAGTGAAAAGGGAGAAGGGGGACAAAAGGGAAACACGCAAAGACACGCAAATAGGAAAAAGGGAAAACCGCCCTTATCGGGCCGGGAGGGCGGCAGCCGAGAGCGGAAAGAGGGCGAGGAGTGTGTGAGCGCAGCGAGTTCCGCAGCCCCCGAGCGAGGCGTCGGCGTCCGAGCGAAAAAGCCCGATACCGGGCGGCGGTTCTTCTTGGTTCGTTCTTCTCACCGAAGAGAAGAATGAACAAGAAACGCCCCTTGGATTCCCCATCGAGTGGGGAATGACAATGCCATGTGCGAGGGAACTTATCGTCTTTCCTTGAAAAATTCAGTGAGAAGCCCGGCGCACTCCTCTTGCAGGATACCGTGTGTTACGCCGGTTTTGGGGTGCAGGGCTGCGGCGGCAAAGCGGCGGTACCCCCGTTTCTCGTCGCCGGCACCAAAAACGAGCCGTCCCATTTGGGCCCAGCCTATGGCACCGGCGCACATCACGCAGGGTTCGAGCGTGACATAGAGCGTGCATTCGGGCATATACTTCCCGCCCAAGACGTCGGCGGCAGCCGTGATGGCCTGCATCTCGGCATGTGCCGTGACGTCGCGGAGTGTCTCGGTGAGGTTATGAGCCCGGGCTATGATGCGGTCTTTGTGTACAATAACCGCCCCTACGGGTATCTCACCCCGGTCGCGGGCGGCTTGGGCTTCGGCCAGGGCTTGTTGCATATAGTACCGGTCGCGTTGTGCGACCGACGGCTGTTGATTCTCCACGGGCGTCAGTCTTTCAGATAATAATCGATGGTGGTTACGACGCGCACCTGCTTGATGTATGGCGTGTTGTTGTCACGGTCACTGATGACGAACTGGCCTTGATTGGCTCGCCGTATCTTGCCCAACTTGCTGTCGGAGTCTTTGGCAAATTTCTCGGCGGCATTCCGGGCGGCCACCGTAGCCTCTTCAATCATTTCGGGTTTGATGTCGTTGAGGCGAGTAAACTCATATTGTGTCGTGTAGCGGTAATCGTCTCCGGTGATGGCCACCCCTTTTTTCAGCAGGTCGGCTTGCCGGGTGATGAGTTGCCGCACCTTGTCGACTTGTCCCGAAGAGACGGTAATGATTGAGGTTACGTTGTAGCGGTAGTTTATCTCGTTGCTGTTGACGTAACGTTCGGCACGCATGTCGATGATTTGGGGGGCGGCAATCGAAATTTCGGCCTCTGTTATCCCGTTTTCTTCGAGGAAATCGCACACGATACCGTTCTTCCGGTTTATTTCATTGTAGATGCTTGTCATGTCGTTACCGATTTCCTTGAACACCAGCGGCCATATCACACGGTCGGCATTGACCTCGCGTTCGGCGAGACCCTTGACGGTAACGATGCGGTCACGGTCTTTGACGGTGATGATGCCATAACTGAGGATTGCTCCCATGACGATGAGGCCGAGGCCGATGCAGAGCCCCGACAGGGCTTTGTTGAAAGTTTTCATGACATTGTTTTTTATCGTTTGGGACAAATATACAATAATGGATTTGATAACGGGCTTTTGCCCCGTTAATTTTTATGGTAAAGACAAATTGATTATTTTTGTTGGCAAGAACCGATGATATTCGACACCACGACATGGCACGACACAACGAGACGGGAAAGAGCGGTGAAGAACGAGCTGCGGAATATCTCCTTGCCCGTGGGTATGTCGTGCGCGATGTCAACTGGCGCAACGGCAAGTATGAACTCGATATTGTGGCTTGCAAGGACAATGTTCTGGTCGTTGTAGAGGTCAAGACCCGCACTTCGCTCGAATTCATGCGGCCCGAGGAGGCCGTGACACCGGCCAAGTGCCGCCGCATCATCGACGCGGCCGATGCCTATGTGCGCCATTTTGACTTGCCCCATGAGGTGCGGTTCGATGTCATTGCGTTGGTGAAGAAACCCGATGGCACCTATGATGTAGACCATATCGAAGATGCCTTTTTCCCGACATTGCGTTGAATGATTATGGATATAGAGACCTTGCGTGATTTTTGCCTTTCATTGCCGGCGGCGACCGAATGTTTCCCGTTCGACGAGAATGTCTTGGTTTTCAAGGTGGGGGGAAAGATGTTCCTTTTCACCGATTTGAGCGCGGTCGATACATTGGCCAATGTCAAGTGCGACCCCGACCGCGCCCTTCTCTTGCGCGACCGTTATGACTATGTGCAGCCCGGTTATCACTGCAACAAGAAATATTGGAACACGATCGATTACGGGCGAGCTCGCGATTGCGAGATGGAGGCGTGGATATGCCATTCTTATCTCGAAGTGGTGCGCAAGTTCCCCCGACGCGAGCAGCCGTTCTATTTCGACGCCCTCCGAAACATTTACCCGCAATACAGTGAAGCGTATGACCGATGAACATCTGATATATCTGCCCGAGACCGATTCGACCAATGCCGAGATGCGCCGCCGCCTCGCGCTTAATGCGGCACTGCCGCATGGTACGACGGTGTGGACCGATTTCCAGTCGGCCGGCCGGGGACAACAAGGCAACAGTTGGGAGAGCGAGCGGGGGAAAAATGTGCTTTTCAGCGTCTTGCTGCGCCCTTCCGCAATGGCGGCCACCCGCTCGTTTGTGCTCTCACAACTGGTCTCGCTCTCGATTGTCGAGGTGTTGAGCCGCCATATTCCCAGTGTCACGGTGAAATGGCCCAACGATATCTATTGCGGGGACAAGAAGCTGGTGGGCATTCTCATCGAGAACGACATGCAGGGTTGCGAGGTGTCGCTCTCGATTGCCGGCATCGGAGTGAATGTCAACCAGACGCTCTTCCGCTCGTCGGCACCCAACCCCGTTTCGATGGCTCAGGTATCGGGCGCACCCCTCGACCGCCGCAGATTGCTCGACGAGCTTGTCGACACGATTGCGGCAGCCATTGCCGGCTACACTCCCGGCGACGATGAGGCCGTCACGGAGCGATACCGCGAG
This genomic window from Candidatus Caccoplasma merdavium contains:
- the rsgA gene encoding ribosome small subunit-dependent GTPase A is translated as MQHGLVIKNTGSWYQVRTDDGSLVECKIKGNFRLKGIRSTNPVAVGDRVTIEANHEGTAFIVSIDDRENYIIRRASNLSKESHILAANIDQALLIVTVNHPQTNLIFIDRFLATAEAYRIPVKLVFNKIDLYDDDDMQLLRGLIDLYAYIGYECLSVSAATSEGVDTLRTLLRGKVSLFAGNSGVGKSSLINLILPGLNLKTGAISQSHHKGMHTTTFSEMFPLPDGGYIIDTPGVKGFGTIDFAPEEVAHFFPEIFKFSHDCRFGNCTHRHEPGCAVLKALEEHRISASRYASYLSIIDDSTEGKYRSGY
- the frr gene encoding ribosome recycling factor; its protein translation is MNDVKTYISEAEDKMNLTVAFLDEALATIRAGKANPRILDQVRVEYYGSMVTISNVATVSTPDAKTITIQPWEKSMFKEIEKALQNSEIGITPENNGEVIFLRMPPLTEERRKSLVKQAKQEAENAKVSVRNARRDAIDGLKKAIKDGMPEDVEKDGENEVQKVHDRFIKKIDEIFSAKEKEILTV
- a CDS encoding UMP kinase; amino-acid sequence: MAQPYKRILLKLSGESLMGKKQYGIDETRLQEYARQIKEIADLGIEIAIVIGGGNIFRGLSGASRGFDRVKGDQMGMLATVINSLALSSALESIGQRVRVYTATPMHPIGEHYSPARAIDSLQHGEIAIISGGTGNPFFTTDTASALRGIEVGAEVMLKGTRVDGIYTADPEKDPTATKFDKISYDEIYNRGLKVMDLTATTLCKENHLPIIVFDMDTVGNLKKVMTGENIGTLVY
- a CDS encoding nucleoside deaminase codes for the protein MQQALAEAQAARDRGEIPVGAVIVHKDRIIARAHNLTETLRDVTAHAEMQAITAAADVLGGKYMPECTLYVTLEPCVMCAGAIGWAQMGRLVFGAGDEKRGYRRFAAAALHPKTGVTHGILQEECAGLLTEFFKERR
- a CDS encoding SIMPL domain-containing protein codes for the protein MKTFNKALSGLCIGLGLIVMGAILSYGIITVKDRDRIVTVKGLAEREVNADRVIWPLVFKEIGNDMTSIYNEINRKNGIVCDFLEENGITEAEISIAAPQIIDMRAERYVNSNEINYRYNVTSIITVSSGQVDKVRQLITRQADLLKKGVAITGDDYRYTTQYEFTRLNDIKPEMIEEATVAARNAAEKFAKDSDSKLGKIRRANQGQFVISDRDNNTPYIKQVRVVTTIDYYLKD
- a CDS encoding YraN family protein, with amino-acid sequence MARHNETGKSGEERAAEYLLARGYVVRDVNWRNGKYELDIVACKDNVLVVVEVKTRTSLEFMRPEEAVTPAKCRRIIDAADAYVRHFDLPHEVRFDVIALVKKPDGTYDVDHIEDAFFPTLR
- a CDS encoding MmcQ/YjbR family DNA-binding protein, with product MDIETLRDFCLSLPAATECFPFDENVLVFKVGGKMFLFTDLSAVDTLANVKCDPDRALLLRDRYDYVQPGYHCNKKYWNTIDYGRARDCEMEAWICHSYLEVVRKFPRREQPFYFDALRNIYPQYSEAYDR
- a CDS encoding biotin--[acetyl-CoA-carboxylase] ligase → MTDEHLIYLPETDSTNAEMRRRLALNAALPHGTTVWTDFQSAGRGQQGNSWESERGKNVLFSVLLRPSAMAATRSFVLSQLVSLSIVEVLSRHIPSVTVKWPNDIYCGDKKLVGILIENDMQGCEVSLSIAGIGVNVNQTLFRSSAPNPVSMAQVSGAPLDRRRLLDELVDTIAAAIAGYTPGDDEAVTERYREILYRGSGFYPYFDVLAQEPVYAEVVKVEPSGRLTLRTDAGEERSYLFKEIQYII